From the genome of Pseudomonas hamedanensis:
CCGGGCCGCCGGGCGCGGCTTGAATAATCACAAAATTGACCAGCAGGATGATCACCAGTGTCGGGATGATCAGCAGCAGACGCCGCAGAATGTAAGCCCACATCAGCGCGGCCCTCCGGGTCTGCCGCGAGCGATTTTCTCGGCGGTCATCTGCTGGTTAGTCAGCGCTGTGGTGCTGATTTCCCACCAGCTCTCGATGGCTTCGTCATTGCTGGCCTGAACCGACGGGATGCCGAAGCGGTTCCACCAGACCGTCGAGGAACCGGGCGGGTAGTAGTTGGGAATCCAGTAGTAATTCCACTGCAGGACCCGGTCCAGCGCATGGGCATAGTGAAGCATGCCGGATTGGGTCGATGCGCGTATCAGGCCGTTGATCAGGGTATCGACGGCGGGGTTTTTCAGCACCATGTAGTTGTTGGCCCCCGGATCGTTCGCCGACACCGAGCCGAAGTAGTTGAGCAACTCGCCGCCCGGTGACGTCGACACGGGATAGCCCGTGACGATCATGTCGTAATCGCGGCTCATCAGTCGGTTGACGTATTGCGAGGAGTCGATCCGGCGGATGTTGAGGTCAATTCCGATCTGTTTCAGCGTGCGCTTGTAGGGTAGCAACAGGCGGTCCATGCCGTTCTGGCTGACCAGAAAAGTGAAGCTCAGCGGCTCGCCGTCGGCATTGACCAGTTGATCGCCGTCGGGCTTCCAGCCGGCCTGCTCAAGCAGCTCGAGGGCTTGCAGTTGTTTGTCACGGATGATGCCGCTGCCATCGGTCTTCGCGGCTTCGAAGACCTTGCTGAAGACTTCGTCAGGCACCTGGCCGCGCAGCGGTTCGAGGATTTTCAGTTCCGCTGCGTCGGGCAGTTCCCGGGCGGCGAGGGCGGTGTTGGAAAAATAGCTCTGCTGGCGAATGTACAGATTGCGCATCATCTGCCGGTTGCTCCATTCGAAATCCCACAGCATTGCCAGCGCCTGACGCACGCGGCGATCCTGGAACATCGGTTTTTGCAGATTGAACACAAAACCCTGCGCCGACTGTGGTGCCTCGGTGGCCAGATGCGCCTTTTGCAAGCGACCGTCACTCAAGGCCGGGCTGTCATAGCCGATCGAGTAACCGGTGGCGGAGAATTCGCGGTTGTAGTCGTACGCGCCACCACGCAAAACCTGGCGGGCGACGTCGGTATCGCCGAAGTACTCGATGCTGAAGTGGTCGAAGTTGTACAAACCGCGACTGACCGGCAGGTCTTTGCCCCACCAGTCGGGGTTGCGCTCGAAGGTGATACTGCGCCCGGAATCGACTTTGCCCACCCGATATGGCCCGCTGCCCAACGGGGGTTCATAACCTCCGCCGCCGGCGAAGTCGCGGTGCTTCCACCAATGCTCCGGGAGTACCGGCAGGGTTGCTATATCGAGCGGCAGGGTGCGGTTTTCGTTGCTTTTGAAGTCGAAGCGCACAATCAGCGGCGCCTCGATTTCGACGCCATTGACGTCGGCAAACTGGGTGCGATAACGCAAGCTGCCCTGGGTAATCAGCAGGTCATAGGTATAGCGCACGTCCTCGGCGGTGATCGGCTTGCCGTCGGCAAAACGCGCCTTGGGGTTGATGAAGAAGCGCAGCGACAGGCCATCGTCTGAACGCTCCATCTTCTGCGCCACCAGACCG
Proteins encoded in this window:
- a CDS encoding extracellular solute-binding protein yields the protein MRLVFPTLMLTALALFSSVASVNAAPQHALTVYGEPAKYPAGFSHFDYTNPQAPKGGTMRRSALEIGHFDHLLPYIDKGIGVTQIDGLLYSPLAQRSLDEPYTVYGLVAQKMERSDDGLSLRFFINPKARFADGKPITAEDVRYTYDLLITQGSLRYRTQFADVNGVEIEAPLIVRFDFKSNENRTLPLDIATLPVLPEHWWKHRDFAGGGGYEPPLGSGPYRVGKVDSGRSITFERNPDWWGKDLPVSRGLYNFDHFSIEYFGDTDVARQVLRGGAYDYNREFSATGYSIGYDSPALSDGRLQKAHLATEAPQSAQGFVFNLQKPMFQDRRVRQALAMLWDFEWSNRQMMRNLYIRQQSYFSNTALAARELPDAAELKILEPLRGQVPDEVFSKVFEAAKTDGSGIIRDKQLQALELLEQAGWKPDGDQLVNADGEPLSFTFLVSQNGMDRLLLPYKRTLKQIGIDLNIRRIDSSQYVNRLMSRDYDMIVTGYPVSTSPGGELLNYFGSVSANDPGANNYMVLKNPAVDTLINGLIRASTQSGMLHYAHALDRVLQWNYYWIPNYYPPGSSTVWWNRFGIPSVQASNDEAIESWWEISTTALTNQQMTAEKIARGRPGGPR